The following nucleotide sequence is from Paenibacillus antri.
GGGCTGGAGGCTGTTCGGGTATCGGGGAAGACGAATATGCTGATCGTTTCCGATGTGATCCGCTGCGCACAGATGCTGGGTTACCCGGAAACGGCACAGTGGATTCAGGATCATCGAAGCGAGTATTGGGAAGGCGTGTTTCAAGGCTTTGTGGCATCAACATGAAACTGTGTTTGAAAGGAGGTGGTAAGCCTTGCTGCAAGTCGCTTTGTTTCGTCCCCACCAGCGTCAGCGTCAGGCGTGGATCGATCGACTTCGTGCGTCGGGTTATGCTTGTCGCTTCGTCAATGATCTGAATCGGATTACATTCGAATTAGATATCGTGGTCATTGATTCGGCAGTTGGGAAATGGAACGACTATGTTCAGTTAGTTCGGGACAAAGGCGTGCCTGTTGTGCTACTCGTAGCCAGCGGTGCACAGTGGGAAGAAGACAAGTTGGCTGCGCTCGGCGTTGTCGGTACGGTGACTGAGGATGAAGAAACAGATCAACTCTTTGCCCGATTCTTTGCTCCCAACAAACTGGAAGACGAAGAGCTACCGGTTTCTTTTCCGCAGTGGGGAAAAGGGCTTGTAATGTCGACTGAAGAAGTGATTGTTTCGCAAAAATTGGATCATGCAGATGTGGACGAGCAGGTAGGCGTGTCGACCGAAACGCAGATAGAAACGAGAGGACCGCATAATGCGACAACGTTTGTTCCGCTTTCACAGCGGAAAGCAACGCGGCAGAAAGCGGAGGGATCTCTGGAACAAACGGTACAAGATCGACCGGATCGACATGTAGAAACCCCATCTAGAATGGAGAACGCGGAGCCGATAGGTTGGGTGGAAGAAGGTGAAGAACCGGAGCAACAACAAGCTGTCACGCCTGAGTCGTCTAGCGCTTTGCCTCGGATAAGCAGGGATCTCCCATCGGTTGTCGCGGTCTTTGCTGCCAAAGGCGGCGTAGGTAAAACGACATTATTGATTCATTTGGCTTCATTATTAGCAAATGTTGGATGCCGGGTTTGCATTCTCGATCTGGATCTGATGAACGGAACAGTCGCATCCACGTTACAATTACAACCTCATAAAACGATTGTCGATCTGGTTCGCCGGATCGACGATCCGAAAGCAAGCCGAGCCTGTCTTCAACAAACGAAGATGGGCTTTTCCATTGTCGCCGCTCCTTCACAACCGGGAACTTTTAAGATGCAGCGGGAGCAACTGCTAGCGATCCTTCGCTTTCTGAAAGAAGAAACAGATATCGTGCTGATCGATACACCAGTCCATTTCGACGCCCTCACGAAGCTGGCTCTGGAACAGGCGGAGCTACAGCTGCTCATGACCACCGACGAACCGGCCAGCATGCAGAGTATCGTGCGAATGAAGCCGTTGTTATCCAGCTTGTTGCCTGCACCGGACATGTACACCGTATGGAGTCGTTTTACGGAAATCTTGCCGAAGGAGCAATGGCGTCAGGAGATACCTTGGCCGGTAATCCTGGAATTGCCGGAAGATCCAACGATCAGCCGAGCGGTTCGAAGCGGGCAATTCATTGCAAGTTCGCCTTGCAGTCCGTATCGACTGCGTGTGAAAGAACTTGTGGATCGGTGGATGGGCGTGGAGCCGGAGCATCCCGGTAAAAAACGGAACCTGTTGGCACGTTTTTTATCCAATCGGACCTAAACCAATAAACGTTCCAGAAGGGTGGTGAGAACATGAATGTGCTTGAGGCAAGAATCGTTCATCCCATGAATGCCATTGGCGGTTTGTATGTCTTTATTGAAGGGACACAAACGGAGATATACAAGGGAGCCTCCGATCGTCTGGCGGTCGAGACTGCGAACAGTCAAGGATGGAAGGGCAACGGACGAGGGACTGTTGGCATCCCAACGCGCATGGGGATCGATTTGTACACGCGTTCCTACTGGTTTCACGAAAGGCGGTAGCTTTTCTGCCGCTTTATCTTATCGAGAGGGGAAATGTAGCGATGTCTTTTATGTACCGCTACCGCAAACCGGTCGTGATCTCGGCGATTGGTTTGGTTTTTATTATGCTGCTTGCCACATGTGTCTTTTTCTTGCACCAGCAAGCAGAGCAGGAACAGCTGCGTGAGGAGCTTCAAGCTCATTATGAAAAGAAAATCGAGGAACTACAAACCATGGAGCAGGCCGCAAAAACACGAATTCTTGTGGTCAGCCGGAGCCTTCTCGCAGGAACGACATTGCAAGCGGGCGATGTCAAGTCCGTGGAGGTGTCTATAGCCTTGGTCGCATCCGGCAGCATAAAGGAGCAAAGCGCAGCGGTCGGCAAAATCACAAAAATTGACTTACAGCCGAATACACCGCTCGTCGCTTCGATGCTGTTTGAGGACAAGCCGATCCCAAGGGATCTGCGATTTCAGGAATTTAACGTGATCCAATTGCCGACGAATTTGCAAAAAAGCCAATTTGTCGATGTACGCATTAACTTTCCGACAGGCGAAGATTATATCATTCTTGCCAAAAAGAAAGTCCGAGAAGTGGCTGGCACCATTGTCTGGGTCGAGATGAATGAAAAGGAAATCCTGATGGCGTCCAGCGCGATCATCGATGCGTATTTGCAAGGTGCAAAGCTGTACGCGCTCACCTATGTCGATCCGGGTATACAAGAGGCTGCCATTGCCAATTATCCATCAAATCCGAAGGTGCTTGACCTGATGGAACGCGATCCCAATGTGTTGGAAGAAGCAAAATCCGCACTCGCCCGTCAGCTTCGCACCGTTTTGGACAACAACCTGAAAGCGATGAGCGACGCAGATAAAATGCGGGTGGTTAGCGGCGCTGTCACCGTGCAGCAGCAACTGCAAAATGAACGCATCACGACCCAGCAAAACAATGCGATGCGACAAACAGTTCAACAACAAGCGGAGCAACAGCCAAACGGAAAAAATGGACAAGCCGCTCCGAAACCAACCACCCAAACGGAGTCTGTACCCTCCAATACATCGCCTTCGCCGATGCCGGATAAACAATCACCTGTGCCCGATGCCGTGAATGATTCGGGCGAATCGACGCCGGGTGGAAAGCCGCTGCAGAGAGGCACACTGGACGATATATTCGACCAGTCATCTGCCAACGGCCCGGCTTCATGAAGGAGGCAGCGATGAAAAATATTGTCTTTTTTGGTGCGCCGGACAAAAGCCATCTGTTGCTGACGCTCGGTAAGCTGTTGGTTGCCGCAGGACAAAAGGTGCTGCTCGTCGATTCGACGTTGGCGCAGTCGGTTCAGGGGTATCTCCCGCTTTCGGGTGAACGGCCGAGCGCGTACGTGACCGAGTTTGAAGGATTGGATGTCTCGGCTGGGTTCATTACGTTTACCCAGTTGGATCGCTACATGAAGCAATCGGAAGGCAAGTGGCCCGATTACGATGTGATGCTGCTCGATACGGATCATACCGAGTTTGTGAAAGGTCGGGACTTGTCAACGTTTACTCATTGCGTCTGGTGCAACAGCTTGGAGAAGCTGGCTTTGCAAAAAAATGCTAAACTGATGCAGCGGCTGTGTTTGGCGGAATCCGCTGCGCAGCCGCTGCCGTTTTTAAAGCTGCTGTACCCGTCCGTGCAGGCTACAATTACCGAGGCGTATATCGATTCACAGATAGCGTCGAATCCCATTCAGTGGCTGAATCCGGTATTTCGTATTCCTTTTGACGAGCGGGACATTTCGACAAAAATTGATAATCAGCATCATTGTCGCATCGACGTGAAAAAGCTTTCTGGAGCCTACATCCGGACGGTGTTGTCCATGTCAAAGCAACTGTTCGATTTGGATGAACGAACCGTTAAAACGGCGTGGA
It contains:
- a CDS encoding DUF5049 domain-containing protein, whose product is MKVPKNVWDGLEAVRVSGKTNMLIVSDVIRCAQMLGYPETAQWIQDHRSEYWEGVFQGFVAST
- a CDS encoding AAA family ATPase codes for the protein MLQVALFRPHQRQRQAWIDRLRASGYACRFVNDLNRITFELDIVVIDSAVGKWNDYVQLVRDKGVPVVLLVASGAQWEEDKLAALGVVGTVTEDEETDQLFARFFAPNKLEDEELPVSFPQWGKGLVMSTEEVIVSQKLDHADVDEQVGVSTETQIETRGPHNATTFVPLSQRKATRQKAEGSLEQTVQDRPDRHVETPSRMENAEPIGWVEEGEEPEQQQAVTPESSSALPRISRDLPSVVAVFAAKGGVGKTTLLIHLASLLANVGCRVCILDLDLMNGTVASTLQLQPHKTIVDLVRRIDDPKASRACLQQTKMGFSIVAAPSQPGTFKMQREQLLAILRFLKEETDIVLIDTPVHFDALTKLALEQAELQLLMTTDEPASMQSIVRMKPLLSSLLPAPDMYTVWSRFTEILPKEQWRQEIPWPVILELPEDPTISRAVRSGQFIASSPCSPYRLRVKELVDRWMGVEPEHPGKKRNLLARFLSNRT
- a CDS encoding SAF domain-containing protein; the protein is MSFMYRYRKPVVISAIGLVFIMLLATCVFFLHQQAEQEQLREELQAHYEKKIEELQTMEQAAKTRILVVSRSLLAGTTLQAGDVKSVEVSIALVASGSIKEQSAAVGKITKIDLQPNTPLVASMLFEDKPIPRDLRFQEFNVIQLPTNLQKSQFVDVRINFPTGEDYIILAKKKVREVAGTIVWVEMNEKEILMASSAIIDAYLQGAKLYALTYVDPGIQEAAIANYPSNPKVLDLMERDPNVLEEAKSALARQLRTVLDNNLKAMSDADKMRVVSGAVTVQQQLQNERITTQQNNAMRQTVQQQAEQQPNGKNGQAAPKPTTQTESVPSNTSPSPMPDKQSPVPDAVNDSGESTPGGKPLQRGTLDDIFDQSSANGPAS